The genome window CTTCTTTAGAATTACCCTTATCTTCATCTTTTGTAGGGAGAAATTATTTTTGTTGAACTTTTTGATATCAAactttattactattattttacTTGATTTGCATTCCTCCTTAAATTGACTCCCCcaatttatcataaataataattttgcAACCTTTAATTTTTTTGAACCTTTGTCTATGGTACCattattgaaaaaagaaaaactaaaacTAAAAATGAATATGGCTAAATAGTATCAATCTAAAATAATAAAACCGAATATCAAAATCAACTAAAATAATAACACCAATTAACATGTTAAAATCCTCAATTGGTTGTAGGAAACATTCACGAAAATACTAGAAGGTATTTATAGTAAAAAGATGGAAGTACAAACTTCTCTCTAATACAAGAAAAGAAACATTATATCTTCTATTTTGTAATAggagaaatagaaaaaaaaaaattcataaaacggaTAAACCAAAGAGGAAAGCACAAAAATAATTCTcttctcacttttttttttctctttctctttttctgtaTATTTCTCTTTGTTAGATGGATGAATCCTTCCTTCTGCATCTTAATGTCTTATATAGGCATAAGGGGAGATCGTAGATCTCTTCTCCATATCGCACCTTGCATGGAAGGTTGCAACGATGCACCTCATTCCACGCAAATGGTTGTAACCCATCctgtttctttattttattttattacttcACATGGAGTACATTCGAAACTTCACTCATCATGATTTTTGTGTAAAATCGATCGTCTAAGACCTCTCGACTATACCTGaagacattttatgcataaaaatTCGTATCAAATTGAACTGATACAAACAATACTTATCATTATCATGCTTATAAAACATCAAATATATAAAAGCAGGGGCTCTCCGTTGAGACGATGTATACAAATAATCCTACATTGGTTAGCAATGGCTCTCTGTTGAGATGGGAGCGGTATAAAAGAAGGGCCACTGCTAATAGCAACCTAATACCTTTTTTggccttttggctaagatcaagtgtagtatTTGTTCTTATCGGTTTAATATCTGATACGTGGGTCATCGACCcactataatattaaattaatttcttaTGGGGGTAGGGTTCACGGCACTGCTGCACGGGCCTGACGCCTTCTATATAGGATATGAGTGGATGATGGTGTTCAATAATTGTGTACATAATTCAAGACGCTATGTCAATTAGCGGGGACTTTTTCTGTAGGAGTCGTCTTTGATCATATATGAGAAATCAAAAGTGTTCTTTGACAAGTTCACTAAGCTGTGGCTTTGAATCTTTGTGATGACATAGAAAGGAGGAGTCGCTGAGCATAACATTGATTATGAATAGGATGCGTTGAAGCATACTGTGATCTACGCATCCTTGTATTTTTAGTATAAAAAGATAGATTTGGAAAAAGAATACCAATGTCAAGAATATTCATTCTTCTGCCTTAATCACTATTTAATCCAAAAAAAATTCCATTGCaaccaaaatttttttttgagatataTTTTTGAAAAAGTTCCTTTTTGTTTTCCTCATATTGTCCCATTTGATACtactattttttttctaatatcttaaatattttttacataGGAAGCAAAAGCCATAGGGTCTCACATAGGGAAAAAGATAATCGGAATGGGCGAAAACAGTAAAATGTTTCGGTGTGATGAAAGTAGCCACGATGAGATAGAAACTGTTTGATAGAAGTGACATGATGAAGACAATCATGACGAGATAGAAGTAACTACAATGATATGATAAAAATGGGATAGCTCTAATATGGTCGATAATACTAACTTAAGGAGAAAATGATGAGAAGTATCATTTAACATATTAGAGGAAAATAAGGGCATCAAAttataaaacaaaaaattgaagacatcattaaaaaaaatacttttaaaaaaatcatccaattatatttatatataatcaatcacaGTTTAATTAATCTCTTGATCTTTCTTCTTTTCCTGGTCAGTTTTTCTTAGTCTCAAAAGGAGACATTGTATCCGTATGCAGTCGACTAAATCATTAATCTGAAAACTCTCCAAGGACTTTCACGAACATCACGTTTGGGGCCATGCAGCAAGCGCGTGTGCTTCAACATTTTTTTCACTTCATCTTAATCATTTAACCTAATTGATGAGTGTTGTTTACAatacattatatacatatatatatatatatatatatgtatatatatatgtatatatgtatgtatgtatatatatatatatatgtatgtatgtatatatgtatacatatatacatatatatgtatatatatatgtatacatatatacatacatacatatatatatatatacatatatacatatacatacatacatatatatacatacatacatacatatataaatatatatatacatacatacatacatatacatacatacatacatacatacacatatatatatatacatacatacatacatacatacatacatatatatatatatacatacatacatacatatacatacatacatatatacatacatataaatacatatatacatacatatatatacatatatatatacatatatatacatatatatatacatatatatacatatatatatacatatatatatatgtgtgtgtgtgtgtatctatatatacacatatatatacatatatgtatatatacaaatatataagtatatgtatatacacatataaatacatacatttacatatacatacataaatatatttatacatatatatatttatatataacaaATAAATTTGGGGCGATAAACCCGGATCCTCAAACAAATCAGATCTGAtttacttcttggtcaattcgaaTCCGAATCCGAATAAAAATATTAGAACGTTTTGGCGGCCAAGCGGATGCGTTTGAATGTCTATgactcctccctccctctctctccctctcttgtcTTCGATCCATCTCCCCAGGTGACGGGATAAGTAATGAGTATGGGGGCGACGAAGGGATCCAGGCGGGCAGATGAACGTGCTCCGGCGACGAGCATAGGAGGCGTTCATGGTGACCGCAGCCGAGCTCGTCGCCTTGACAACGGCCACTTCGTCTTTTCCGAGTGCAAGTCTTCATCTTTAGCTCGGTTAGTGGCTTCTCTCTCCGATTTATATCAGACCCTAATATCCCTCTCAAATGCGAATCGGATTAGGTTTAATACGTGagaattaaagaaaaatattacatAAATTTTAATCGAACGTAGAGAGATCCATATTACATGATGTCATGATGGAAGTTTAGATTGGGTGAAATAGTCCGATCAATATTAAGCTCTAACATTTTTTTAACCTTTTTATCTTTTTCAGAAAatcgatcctttttttttttggtttcttaGTTTCTTCAGTGTCTCCTTTTTCGCATCTTTGGGTTTTCGGCCACCAATTGGATCTGATTTCATGCCTTTGCCAGTGTATATGTCGATTTTGTTTGTGATTTGAAGTCTATCGATAACTAAATATGAAGAGCCTAAGGCTCTTCCGCTACCCTTTCTCCGTATTATTTctcttaaacatgatatgattggGAGTTTGCCTCTGTTTATAGTACTAAACTCCCGAGAAATAGTTGTCAACAGCTCAATATTGTTACAACTTAACATAATCACAATTCTTAATATCAAATGAACAATTAAGAGAATCAATAATAAGACACAAAGTAGTTGACATAATATTTCCGTTTAACATTATGTATGTGTAGGATATACAGAgctttattatatcatttaagATGATTCCTTGTGATTCTCTACTTTCTCTAGTTGTCATATAAACTACTACACACTCTTCCAAGAGGGAGGgggcaaaaaaaaaatcatttactaGAAAAAGAAGAGGCGTTTAAAGAAGGCATTTTTATATGGAACTTCGAGCAGTAATTTGCTACATGTACTTACCACATCAAATTGACGCAGTGTAAAATATACATGCGAATGTCTTCATCAGAGAACGAAGGGCTACATATACGTATCTTATGAGGGCCGGTTCGACTGCATCGGAACTTGAACCGGAATTGGTCGGCCAGTCCCGGTGCCGCCGCAGCTCCTGCACGCCATCAGGCCTGACCCGGCACAGGTCCGGCATCCGACGTCCCCGTCCGACCACCGCGAGCATAGGCACGTGATGCGGCCGGTGCCGTTGCACGTCGTGCACCGTGGCTGCTTGCCTGATGTCGGGCGGTGGACCACGGCCGACCTCACGATCATGGCTCCGGCGATGATGCCAGCCCGGCAGCCAGCTGCGATGCGAGGACCAGTGGGCCGGCCATGGGAGAAGCCTCGTCGCGGCTGGCGCCCAAATCGCTGCACCTGGGAACTGATTGGGTTTGGGGGAGAAGTTATTTGAGAGGGAGGGAAGGTAGCGGCGTCACGAGGGTCGCCGGGGTTCCTTGCCCTCTTGTGGGAAGAAGAGGGCGGGCTGGGTTTGGATGGTGGTGGATTGGAGAGTCGTGTGGGGCTTCGCTGTAGACGAAGGGCTGACACACATCTCCACCGCTCCACCGTGGGAAGAAATCCATGACACAGCAGGCGGCCGTCTCCCCCATTTTGGCTGGAGGATCAACCTGTTGGGGCGCACGGTTCGAAACCAATGGGAGGCCCCTCTTCGGTGTTTGGTCTCTCAGCCAAAGCGTTATCTCTTTGTAAGACTTTAATCGCTTGGGAGTGGAAAGGGAATTCAGACTGTCCGTTTCGGACAAGACTTGGACCATATCCGGTTCTAATCTTCTGACTAAAAGATTCTTATTTGTGACCCCaaatttactatttataattttattttttaatttccaaattatctttttaaaaattgatgtaaataaAAAGGATGAAATAAAAGGTTGTGgggggaaagaaaaaagaaaagaaaaatatgaaGAGATtgtcattatttaaaaaaaagacCATGAATAGTAAGATCTAAATAGATAACTAAAATCTAACCAACCTTAACGATGATTTTATTATCATTGATTCAAACTTAAACATTTTAGACTATTTTTTCAGACATATCAGACTAAAGAAATTGATTCTTCCATGGAATTCAAACTTCAAATGTGAATATAGCTTTTCCAGATCAGTTAGCCTCCCTCAGTTATTCTCATCTGTTTTATGACTGAGAAAAGAAGACGACTTCCTCGAAATATCAAATGCAAGTCCAGAGTTGCTCATCTTGTCATCTGTTGTTGATTTATTACTGTGTGTAAGGGCATCGAATAAAACATGAATTTGATCAGAGTTTTTGCCATTTATGATTAACTAGTAACTTAAACGTGAGGCTCGCAGAGTGAGAAACTCTCACATTTATGATTAAGACTGCTCAATCTTAAAAAACCTGTTCATAGTTCAAACATATACTTCTAAAACTGTTATTCGAGACTTCATATGGGAGAATATAGTATTCAATACTCTATTACTAACTAAGAGAATTCTTATTTACTTCCAAAAGCTGCATTTTGTTTGGTTGGACCTTGCTACAGTTAAATATGGGGAATTCTCCTCATGGCACATAGAAGCCAGAGAGAATTTGGTTTGAAGATGAAGATTTCTATGTGAGAATGTTGGAGAAATTAAGCAAGGTGCCTTAGAATCTATTGGTAATGGTACTACAAATATTTCTATTTGGAAACCAACTTTTCTATTTATGAATTTGGCTTACAGACATCAGAAAGTTGGTGATTTTATTGATGACTTCTTATGTATATCTAATTTTGAACATAGCATGGCACCATGTTGCTAGGATCAAACAGATCTATTTGTACCTGGGAGGAGTGTTTTCCTGAGCAACCTATACAAAAGTTTCACCCCAGCAACAGATTGGCTTGTTTTTGCCTTCTGTTTTACTAAAGACAATTAATTTACTTGATCTTAGGTTGACTTGCCCAGTAGAATATGTGATCTAATTCTATAAACACATCCGATTCTCTAAAGTTTAGACAAGATCATAGTCTGTCTATTTACTTGCAGGCCCGCCAACATATCCTAGCCCTGTCTCTTAACTCACATGCAGGTTCAAAATCCTCATACATTCTCTGATTTTGTTTCTCATTGACCTCCATAATCTGAATACTGAATGCTCTTCGATGAACAAGTCAGGACCTTAGGATTTTGATTGTATGAATGCTTCAATCTTATGAGAGCAACTTGTTACTGGGATCAATAGAAAAAATATGATGCAAAAGAGAGCTCCCTTTTCATACCACGTTCGGTAGATTCCATGAAACTTCCCAGGGATTTGTTCCATAGCTAGCTTAGTGATTTAGTTATGAGCAATACTTGAAATAGTGTTTCTGCAGCAGGtagagatttatttttttaattagatgTCCCATCAATGAAAAGGTAATGATGGTGACTTAGCCAACCATGATGTTTCCAATTGCCACTTGATTGCTGACTCCATTGTTTTGGATTCAAACAAACAGTACTGACTAAAGAAAAATTTCTCTCAGAGTTTTCTGGTCTCCATGACCTTGATCTCTTGTCATTATGTGCTCTCAAGTTCCTAGCATCTGAGGCACTAGCACATTCAAGCAAGTTGACTGAATTATCATGATCTTTAATCTCATGCTACCTATGAACAACACTGATACATTGAGAAGCAAAGCCAGTTGCTCTAGAGTATTCTTGAAACCTCTCTAAAACCTTTTCCCCTATTGTTAAAGTTAGCTCCATTTTTAAGCTTTTCACATGTGATGAGAATGTGTTCTTAAGGAAAAATAATTTGATCAGGTTTTATTAGGTGTGTCTGTGGTGTACTTTATGTTTTATCTGTGATTTGTCTGGGAAACAAACTTAAATGGTAACATGTAGTTTTCAGCAGAGATAAGAAGATGTCAGGCTAAGTTAAAATGGCATTTATCTATTGAATCCTACACAATGTGCTCATACTGCAGAGTAATTCTGCTAAAGAGAGCCATGTCTACTATACTGATGACAAAAGGATTTATTTGATACTAGAATTAAAGTGCATGAAATACTGGTTGGAAAAGCTTAAGGAAGAATTGCATAAGTTCCCTTGGACTCCATCATTGAGTTCTTTTTCTTTGTGAAAACTAAAATAGTGTGTAGATTGTTCAGAAAGTTATATCAGTCTCCTAATATACCCAAAAAAATTGATGAGCTAGTTTTTCACACATGCAgttttatatgtcaaaagaaatccaAATTTAGAATTGATGCACTTCATCATGCAACTTGAAGTAAAAGAAGAGGCAAAAATATTGAAACATCAAAATTTTATAAGGATATGCATTaagaattaaaagaaaaagaaaaattaatgCTTGAAATTTTGACATACCCAACCCGCTTGAATAGACAAAAATTGATGTCTTTTTCAAAAGCTTGAGAGACTCCACCATCTTTGGCTCTGATTGTCACCACAATCGATCCATTTCTCAATCAGACAACTGTTGTCATGAAAGACACACAAATGGTGGATAGTTAACTAAATTACTTAGTAGAAGAGTAGAAGAaccaaaaggaaagtagaaagtgcGGACTAACATCTAGGTTACCAATTCAACAAGTTTTCTGATGTGTTGCCTTCTTCTGATCTCATGACAACCTCTAGCCTAGCCTCTCTCCCAACAAGGTTCCATCCTCTCCAAACTTAGAAAATTGAATGGGTCCCTTCTCTTGTTGCACCTTCCATCATCCTCACAAGACTCCAGAACAGGTCATTATCCTTCAAGGCTATTAAATTCTTATACTGACATAGACTATTCccatcaaaagaagcaaaatattTATTTCAATTCTCTACCTTTTCACCTAACTTTGACCTCTTCCGATCACTCATTTCTGTTCATATTGGTGGAATTAGTTCTCCTAATAATTAAACCAACAGAGCAGGGCTCCTATTCCTAGACCAAATTTCTTCACTTGTTTAAGCTGTGACCCAATCAAAGAACCATTTCATTTACTCTGAAATCATCCTCCTATCAGAAGCCAAAGTTACATGATGAATGATGTTATATCTTTGTATATTGAAGGAATCAAGCATATGCTGATGCCACCCACTCGTAATATTGGAAAGATCAAGAGCCTCAGAATTGCTCCACTCATTGGCGGCGTTGCTCTTTCTCCTTCAATTCTTTCTTGCTTGAGACTATAAGGTAGCAAGACACTTCAATTCTTGTAGCCCGCCTGAGCTAAAGAATCAGGAAGCATGGGCAGAAATGTGGAGGAATCTATCGCTCTCCATGCTAAATATGAGGTATGTTCTTGTAGAAAGATTTCTAGATGTAGAAGCTCTTCCTCCAGTTTACATCCTGAATTCTGACAGAACAACTCCGTGCAGAGTTTGGAAGGAAAGGATTGCCAAGAGTCGATCTTTAGCTCGATGCCCAAATCACCTCTACCAAATTCAAGACCAAATAGCATGGTTGTCAAGGTAAATATCTCATCTTGCTCTGCTTCAGAACTTCTTAGGAATGTAGAAGAAGCGAAGTTGTACGAATACTGATTTGCAACTTCTGTCGAACACCGTGCGTGCGATGAACACCAGAAGGTATGTCCTCGCGAGTTCATTCCTCCCCATATCGTGGCCGAGGCCATATCCACACTCCGCGGCCTCGATCTGAGGTGGTCAGGGCCGATAACCCCAACCGAGATGCAGTACGTGGAGCAGTACGTCCTCGCGAAGTATCCGCAGTACTCTCAAGGCCTGATCGAGGAAGGCGACAAGAACGACTTGTACTCCGCCTACTGCAACGACAAGTCCCCAGGCGGAGCAAGGGAAGCTTCCTGCTCTCCCTCCATGGCCAGCAACCACCCCGACCTCGACATGACTCGATTGGAGCCGTCACGCCTCCTCGACATCCTCGCCAGGAAGTCCTCCTTCCCTGGGAGCTTCATATCGATTCCGGAGATCCAAGCTCAGAACCGCGTTCTCAGACACTGCGGCCTCACCGACGAGGACTACGTCGTGCTCTTCGCGCCGAGTTACCGAGACGCCATGATGCTGGTCGGGGAGAGCTACCCCTTCTTCCGTCATAACTACTACATGTCCATCCTCGACGAGGAGGCGGACTGCGTGCGGGAGTTCGCGGCGTACAAGGACGCGAAGGTGATCGCGGCGCCGGCGACATGGCTGGACCTCAGGATCAAGGGCTCGCAGCTGAGCCAATACTTCAGGAGGAAGAGCAAGCAGAGGCCCAAGGGGCTATTCGCCTACCCGGCGGAGGCCAGGGGGGCGCGGTACTCGATGCACTGGGTCTCGGAGGCGCACCGCAACTCGTGGCACGTGCTCCTCGACGCTGCGGCGCTCGTCGTCGGGGAGGATCGGCTCAGCCTCGCCCTGCACAGGCCCGACTTCGTGTTGTGTACGCTCGACAACACCCACGCCAACCCTTCCAAGGTCACCTGCCTTCTGGTGAGGCGGAGGGCCTTCGACACGACGCTGCCTCAGCTCGAGGGTTGAGTTCATCCTGCACATCTCCTGTTAAGATTCGTGTTAAAGGATGAACGGCTCATGATCAAATTCGAAGAACGCATAGACTGCATGTCTTCCTAGAAGCGAACAAGAACAAGCGCTTTTACATGTCTATCCTTTGACAGTGTGAAAATAACAAATTTGCCCTCACCCCGGTAAACTTCATACTAATTTAACCCTCCATAATTACCTCGATCTGTGGAGTTTATGCACACGAGATGATCGATCAAATGACGAATAGAATCCCCATGACGAGATCGAAACCTCCTCTCATCGATGGATCACACCACTCCACACGACCATTCTTAATGGAAATAGAGAGCTCCACTAAATGCAGATGAGAAATCACGCAAATTTGTGTGGTAAAAAGGTCGAACAGCTGGTGGACGTTGCATCATCTCACAGTTCTTTTCCTCGAGCATCACGATGAGGGAGAAGACGAAGGCACATTGATCTCTACCGGGGAACATGAACAAACACAAGGCGTGGAAGACGAGGACAAAAAACTAATCTTGGACATGGCACTTAACACAAACCTGCCAAAAAACTTGCTACCAATTGCTGCTGTAGCTGAAGCTTATCTTGCTCCAGTCGCCGAGGTTGGAATCAGCCATAAGTACATTATAATGAGATAATAGACTAAAGATGTAGATTGCTTTCATGTACATAATTACTTATAATTATGGCTATAATCCACAGTAACAAAAGAaaatgctaaaaaagtttaaggaAGAGGAAAACTAATGTACATCATCATCATCGGCACTTGAGACTGATAGGAGTGCGGTCACTGCTGGTGAACCCTGTCCTATCGTCACCACTGCAGGTCGATGCAAGTGTTCACACTAAAGTTGAGCACCATAGCCCCGACGCCACCGCCGTTACCTTTCTTTCTGGCGGTGACATTACGCCTGTGGTCGGGTCGCCTCCGGGCTACCGGTTCAACGACGTTCGAGCCGCAGTGGAACGGCCAGACCGGGCTGGACCGGCCGACGTGAACCCCGTCTGCCCGGCCCGGGCTGGCGGCCCATTTCTTCCCGCCCGCTGCCGCCGAAGCCGACGGGGAGGCGGGCTTGGAGGACTCCCCGCGAGAGCTGCTTCGCGAGCAGGGAGCGCTGCTGGCCTTCCGGCCGTAGGCCGCGGCCCGGGGTCGGCCGCCAGAGGTCGTGTCGCTCCCGGCGGAGCGGCTCCGGGAGAAAGGCCAGATGCCGATGTTGAGCACGGCGGCGCCGCTCCTCCGGTCCTTCAGCAGTTTCCTCTCCTCCGCTCCCTTCCTCTCCGCGACCTTAAACATGTCCTTCCACCGCTTCGACTCCGAGGTAGACGAGCACGAGGCGGATGCCGTAATGGGCTTCGGTGCCGGCGGCAGAGGCGGAGGCTGCTGAGCTGGTTCGGTTTGGCGTGCGGCGGTCCGGGTGTGGCCAGGCAAGGGGAGGGACAGGAGgccgagggggaggaggaggccgTCGGAAAAGAGTTCGTCAGCGGTCAGGAGCTGGGGTTGGTGAGACGAGGGGTTGGCATCGATCCAGAACTCGAACTCCGGTGAAGGGGATGCGCTCCTGTTGCGGTTCCTCCACCCGCTGCTCGGGCTTTCTACTGCTGCTGACGTACCCATGAATGCAACAAGAACGCATGCAAAGATAgaccgtgagagagagagagagagagagagagagagagagtggggagGGACAGGGAGTCTTAAAGGTGGTGGGTGAATGGAGTTCACGGGAAGTGCAACAACACGGCATcaagagagagcgagagcgagagagagagattgtcaaACGTGGTGGGTGGGAAGGAGTTTCGAGTCTTTGAGTGTAATAAAGGCTGTGTTGTATACAATGATGTTACTCCATGCATGGGTTTGCTGATTTTAAAGGACCATGATAAAAGAAGCACATGGGGAAGCGGCCCACGCGCATCCACAATGAAGAAGTATTAAATGTAGGAACCCAAAAGCGTACACAATTTGTCAGATGTTTATGACTAAGAGACAGAtagcttctctttttttattattattttgacttTGAGGTTGTTTTGCTAATAATAAAtcctaataataaaaaaaggaaagaatttgTAGGTCTAAGGTTAGATTTAGATTTGCATAATATTATGAGTTATACTAATGTAATATTCAAATAAAGTTGAATGAAATCAATGCAATCAAATCAAGCTCAATTAAGTAGGAAGGAGAGACAGGGAAGAAAGGTAATACATCTTCTATCTCTTCTTTGACGGCCACTTATATTTCCATATCGCTTGTTTGGGGTACATGGAAGGCAACAGTGTGGCATGCCCTCTTAGAGCAACGAAAGGTCTAACAACACAAGTAGCAGTTTGAGGGGCAGGTGTTTGCATTAATGAGAGTAATAACCTGAACCAAAAGTAGAGGGCATGTAGAGGTGGTGAGACCTGAAGGAAAGAACAGCAGACTGGACATGAGCTCAAGGACAAAAGTTGCCCTCAATGATGCTCATCTGTAGGTAAACCCAAGTCCCTCACCTCGTCCATCTCTCATCTTCCTCATGAGCTCTTGTTTAGCTGTCCCTAATTCAAATAAATCCAAAGATAAaggctcaaattatcatgattttGCTTCCTAACTATGCTCTGTTATCTTTAGTAGCCAAAGCTGCATTATGGGAATGGCCAAACTTGAGGAAGCAGAATAGGAAACTGTGGCCATGTTTGCAGCACTATTTATCTTCTTCCCTAGTCCCCTCCTCTGTTCATGGCACTTTTGCCACCGAATACAAGGAAACAGCAGCAATCATTTCTTGCTgcatccttctcttcttcttcctcacctcACCAGACTCCAAACAAGGCTGAGGGAGAAGAAGACATGCCTAAGCTATGCACTTATGGCACTCCCAGTCTTCTTCCGGCCTACCTCTTGGAGGACTTCATCTCCTTGTGCACCTTCTTCACCTCCCATCCCTTGCACTTGGCCTACTTGCTGCTCTTCTTACCTTACCTTCTCCACTTGCTCTCGTTCCTCTCTCCCCTCCTCCTCTCTACTTCGATCCTCCTGTTGGTTCTCCTCACGGTCTCCCCCTACCCAGACGAGGCGCCTCCGGCGGCGGCGCCACCGGATTTCCTCGGTAGA of Musa acuminata AAA Group cultivar baxijiao chromosome BXJ2-3, Cavendish_Baxijiao_AAA, whole genome shotgun sequence contains these proteins:
- the LOC135583885 gene encoding uncharacterized protein LOC135583885, producing the protein MGRNVEESIALHAKYESLEGKDCQESIFSSMPKSPLPNSRPNSMVVKKVCPREFIPPHIVAEAISTLRGLDLRWSGPITPTEMQYVEQYVLAKYPQYSQGLIEEGDKNDLYSAYCNDKSPGGAREASCSPSMASNHPDLDMTRLEPSRLLDILARKSSFPGSFISIPEIQAQNRVLRHCGLTDEDYVVLFAPSYRDAMMLVGESYPFFRHNYYMSILDEEADCVREFAAYKDAKVIAAPATWLDLRIKGSQLSQYFRRKSKQRPKGLFAYPAEARGARYSMHWVSEAHRNSWHVLLDAAALVVGEDRLSLALHRPDFVLCTLDNTHANPSKVTCLLVRRRAFDTTLPQLEG
- the LOC135607739 gene encoding uncharacterized protein LOC135607739, whose translation is MGTSAAVESPSSGWRNRNRSASPSPEFEFWIDANPSSHQPQLLTADELFSDGLLLPLGLLSLPLPGHTRTAARQTEPAQQPPPLPPAPKPITASASCSSTSESKRWKDMFKVAERKGAEERKLLKDRRSGAAVLNIGIWPFSRSRSAGSDTTSGGRPRAAAYGRKASSAPCSRSSSRGESSKPASPSASAAAGGKKWAASPGRADGVHVGRSSPVWPFHCGSNVVEPVARRRPDHRRNVTARKKGNGGGVGAMVLNFSVNTCIDLQW